A genomic window from Chelonia mydas isolate rCheMyd1 chromosome 16, rCheMyd1.pri.v2, whole genome shotgun sequence includes:
- the LOC122463148 gene encoding E3 ubiquitin-protein ligase TRIM23-like, which translates to MVLAPADVPLDVCARECGICYEAYKAASPWRVPKLLLCQHSLCLACLRKLVCQARAISSVVCPFCRTVTLVPEQGLQALQNDEDILREASALGSPRVLAGASSAPGEEEREEEAAPSASEYSTSDSSLSLDVEFNYVTHSSIFTISSVVSPYGLAVPGSPRAWSGLRVQEVQNTFLVGLPGPAVPADAQPPISSVENLRLCFAMGILILSVFFLLVFLK; encoded by the coding sequence ATGGTCCTGGCTCCGGCTGACGTCCCGCTGGACGTGTGTGCCAGGGAATGTGGGATTTGCTACGAGGCCTACAAAGCAGCTTCCCCGTGGCGGGTGCCCAAGCTGCTGCTGTGCCAGCACTCGCTGTGTCTCGCCTGCCTCAGGAAGCTGGTCTGCCAGGCCCGGGCCATCTCCTCTGTGGTCTGCCCCTTCTGCAGGACGGTGACCCTGGTGCccgagcaggggctgcaggcccTGCAGAACGACGAGGACATTCTGCGGGAAGCGTCGGCCCTGGGCAGCCCCAGGGTCCTGGCGGGGGCCAGCTCGgccccaggggaggaggagagggaggaggaggcagccccCAGCGCCTCGGAGTACTCCACAAGcgactcctctctctccctggacgTGGAGTTTAACTACGTGACCCATTCGTCCATCTTCACCATAAGCAGCGTGGTCTCCCCGTACGGCTTGGCGGTGCCGGGCAGCCCCAGGGCCTGGAGCGGTCTCCGTGTGCAGGAGGTGCAGAACACCTTCTTGGTGGGGCTCCCGGGCCCAGCGGTACCCGCGGATGCTCAACCACCCATCTCCTCGGTGGAGAATCTGCGCCTGTGCTTCGCCATGGGCATCCTCATCCTCTCCGTCTTCTTCCTGCTGGTCTTCCTGAAGTAG